In Dolichospermum flos-aquae CCAP 1403/13F, the following proteins share a genomic window:
- the iscB gene encoding RNA-guided endonuclease IscB, translating into MSNFVLVLDTNKKPLTPIHPGDARFLLNQQKAAVFRRFPFTIILKEPKSDVPTQPIELKIDPGSKTTGFALVQNNKVIWGMELQHRGLAIKESLETRKGVRRGRRSRHTRYRQARFLNRTKPQGWLAPSLSHRVLTINTWVKRLCNFAPITDIVQELARFDLQQLENPEISGFEYQQGELQGYEVREYLLNKWNRKCAYCTAENVPLQVEHIKPKAKGGTNRISNLCLACEKCNIKKGTQDIEKFLGKKPELLKQILSQAKRTLKDASAVNSTRWALFNKLKETGLPITTGSGGLTKFNRTRLGLPKTHWIDAACVGKVETLKILTTKILTVKSTGHGCRRFCRINKFGFPCTEPKKIFTHVSTGDFVKATLHKDRKNITSGRYVSRVKTPTKNGCEIVINGFRVEFSTMKDITKVHCSDGYSYV; encoded by the coding sequence ATGTCTAATTTTGTTCTAGTTCTTGATACCAACAAAAAACCACTTACTCCAATCCATCCAGGAGATGCACGTTTTTTATTAAATCAACAAAAAGCTGCTGTATTTAGAAGATTTCCATTTACCATAATTTTGAAAGAACCTAAATCTGACGTTCCAACTCAACCGATTGAATTAAAAATAGATCCAGGAAGTAAAACTACAGGTTTTGCGTTAGTTCAAAATAATAAAGTCATCTGGGGTATGGAATTACAACACAGAGGTTTAGCTATTAAAGAAAGCCTAGAAACTCGAAAAGGAGTAAGGCGAGGAAGACGTTCTAGACATACTCGTTATCGTCAAGCTAGATTTCTTAACCGCACTAAACCTCAAGGTTGGTTAGCACCTTCTTTAAGCCATAGAGTTTTAACTATTAACACTTGGGTCAAAAGATTATGTAATTTTGCCCCAATAACTGACATAGTTCAAGAGCTTGCTAGGTTTGACCTACAGCAGCTAGAAAACCCGGAGATATCAGGCTTTGAGTATCAACAAGGAGAGTTACAAGGGTATGAAGTCCGTGAATATCTTTTGAATAAATGGAATAGAAAATGTGCATACTGTACTGCTGAAAATGTCCCTTTACAAGTTGAGCATATTAAACCAAAAGCCAAAGGAGGAACTAATAGAATTTCTAATTTGTGTCTAGCTTGTGAGAAATGTAATATCAAAAAAGGTACTCAAGATATTGAGAAGTTTTTAGGAAAAAAGCCTGAGTTGTTGAAGCAAATTTTATCCCAAGCCAAGCGGACACTAAAAGATGCGTCTGCTGTAAATTCAACGAGATGGGCTTTATTTAATAAGTTAAAAGAAACTGGATTACCTATAACAACAGGTTCAGGAGGTTTAACTAAGTTTAATAGAACTCGTTTAGGATTGCCTAAAACTCATTGGATTGATGCTGCTTGTGTAGGGAAAGTTGAAACTCTCAAAATACTTACAACAAAAATTTTAACAGTAAAAAGCACGGGGCATGGTTGCAGAAGATTCTGTAGGATCAATAAATTTGGTTTTCCTTGCACCGAGCCTAAAAAAATATTCACTCATGTTTCTACAGGAGATTTTGTTAAGGCTACTTTACACAAAGATCGTAAAAACATAACTTCTGGAAGGTATGTAAGTCGTGTTAAAACTCCCACAAAAAACGGATGTGAGATTGTTATCAATGGTTTTAGAGTTGAATTTTCAACAATGAAAGATATTACTAAGGTTCATTGTAGTGACGGATATAGCTACGTTTGA
- a CDS encoding S8 family serine peptidase translates to MANNFVWVNATTLNGTLWDNGTLSSATPITQIGTLTLGGSSKYLNTQLNNTGTIVENDFRLFFNDGAILNNSGNYELQQGEIRNSTSSIGTFNNSGTFKKTTTGIGSIRVAFNNTGTVNVESGILNLTGGGVSNGGNFNLTSGRTLGFGGGVYTLNNGAKINGNGNLDLSSGTLDVKLAGGTAIANTVVFTLGGGTFQVDGDWNLLTTNNWNGGTLKSSGITTNSGTLTLGGSSSSSKFLNTQLNNTGTIVENDNRLFFNDGAILNNSGNYELQRGDILNSTSSIGTFNNSGTFKKTTTGIGSIGIAFNNTGTVNVESGILNLTGGGVSNGGNFNLTSGRTLGFGGGVYTLNNGAKINGNGNLDLSSGTLDVKLAGGTAIANTVVFTLGGGTFQVDGDWNLLTTNNWNGGTLKSSGITTNSGTLTLGGSSSSSKFLNTQLNNTGTIVENDNRLFFNDGAILNNSGNYELQRGDILNSTSSIGTFNNSGTFKKTTTGIGSIGIAFNNTGTVNVESGILNLTEGGVSNGGNFNLTSGRTLGFGGGVYTLNNGAKINGNGNLDLSSGTLDVKLAGGTAIANTVVFTLGGGTFQVDGDWNLLTTNNWNGGTLKSSGITTNSGTLTLGGSSSSSKFLNTQLNNTGTIVENDNRLFFNDGAILNNSGNYELQRGDIRNSTSSIGTFNNSGTFKKTTTGIGSIGVAFNNTGTVEAQSGTLNFTNTYTHNNANLILKGGTVTFSNALNINGGSIEGNGSINVGVTNSGLLNPRHASNTEFGLLTINSNYTETNSANINIQLGGTTAGTNFDQVDINGNAAFDGTLNVSLLNNFTPILGSTFDVVTYENFTGSLDFTGLKIADNLTLIPVFNSKALTLIVGNATPKANNDFISTNEDNILYTPTTIFLANDTDGDADPLSIIEVKDGKTIGKVSLNGNQIIYNPNGKFDSLAAGESISDTFDYVVSDPYYGRNTATVTVTVNGVNDAPIAIVDSFSTIRDQSLTLSIQNLLINDYDPDKNDSITFVGVNNAINGSVTLNNNQIIFTPSFEFMGAASFEYVIKDNSGTESKGTVKIDVKPSNFGKIKGTFWQDNNSNGIQDSGELKLGNWTVFLDKNRNGTLDQGEASTITDNQGNYSFDNLTAGAYVVAQVLKQGWDRTYPVQQNNTNPNQIVTPGVSVLGFSSPSNVTANYAPNQILVKLKSAISNLELNTLKSNLGVTNIESISDLGIELWSFSKLSVDTAIAQYSSNSLIEYIEPNYTISNNNVFPLVVPPNDPQYSSLWGLNNTGQTGGKSDADIDAPEAWKISTGSKSIIIGVIDTGVDYTHPDLIGNIWKNPGEIPNDGIDNDNNGFIDDVHGYDFANNDGNPFDDHGHGTHVAGTIGAKGNNNLGVAGINWDIQIMPIKFLSGKGSGTIFNAIKAVNYATKMGANLTNNSWGGGGFSQGLYDAIAAAGKAGQLFVAAAGNSSSNADQSPMYPAAYNLDNIISVAATDHNDNLANFSNYGANSVDLAAPGVNILSTVPGNRYSSFNGTSMASPHVAGVAGLVWANNPSLSAKEVKQVLLNSVDVLDNLKGKTLTGGRLNANTALQNSRPVPGTYVVRLDKGEIVQDINFGNRLLESTSSVSPIESADNTKLVKDTTNKYFTQIGTNTPIAIKNGGQQIYQDIYGSGWQTIAAETVNGDNQILWKNVSGNYLHIWHLDNNWNWVSSEGNWGLNSADALTQETNFAIDANGDGVIGNPYTAIESAGNTKLVKDPTNKYFTQIGTNTPTAIKNGGQQIYQDIYGSGWQTIAAETVNGDNQVLWKNVSGNYLHIWRLDSNWNWVSSEGNWALNSAEAFTQETNFAIDTNSDGVIGNPYTAIESAGNTKLVKDATNKYFTQVGTNSPIAIKNGGQQISQNIYGSDWQTIAAETVSGVNQVLWKNLAGNYLHIWRLDSNWNLVSSEGNWGLNSAEALTQETNFGIDTNGDGVIGNPYTAIESAGNTKLVKDATNKYFTQIGTNTPTAIKNGGQQIYQDIYGSGWQTIAAETVNGDNQVLWKNISGNYLHIWNLDSNWNWVSSEGQYALNSADAFTQETKFGIDANGDGSIGSGYTAIESAGNTKLVKDATNKYFTQVGTNTPTAIKNGGQQIYQDIYGSGWQTIAAETVNGDNQVLWKNVSGNYLHIWSLDSNWNWVSSQGNWGLNSTDAFTQETNFAIDTNGDGVIGNPYTPIESAGNTKLVKDAANKYFTQVGTNTPTAIKNGGQQIYQDIYGSGWQTIAAETVNGVNQVLWKNISGNFLHIWNLDSNWNWVSSEGQYALNSADAFTQETKFGIDANGDGVIGNPSSLTLTGTSGNDFLVGGANNDLLTGGGGKDTLTGGLGADKFVYQNLTDSLLANFDVITDFNATTGNDLFRVSTARAGFVDVGAVNTLDAAGMGAKLTAAAFGSNFAAQFSFGQKTFVAINDATAGFNAANDAIIEVTGLTGTLNVNHFVIV, encoded by the coding sequence ATGGCTAACAACTTCGTCTGGGTTAACGCAACTACCTTAAATGGAACTCTTTGGGATAATGGAACTCTATCATCAGCAACTCCTATTACTCAAATAGGCACATTAACACTTGGTGGTAGTTCCAAATATCTAAATACTCAACTCAATAATACGGGAACTATCGTCGAGAATGACTTTCGTTTGTTTTTCAATGATGGTGCTATTCTCAACAATTCTGGTAATTATGAATTACAACAGGGAGAAATTCGTAATTCCACTTCTAGTATTGGCACATTTAACAACTCTGGAACTTTCAAGAAAACCACCACAGGAATAGGATCTATTAGAGTTGCTTTTAATAATACAGGAACGGTAAATGTTGAATCAGGAATTTTAAACCTTACAGGAGGAGGAGTTAGTAATGGTGGAAACTTCAACTTAACTAGCGGTAGAACCTTGGGATTTGGTGGAGGAGTTTATACTCTCAATAATGGAGCAAAAATCAACGGTAATGGTAATCTTGACCTTAGTAGTGGAACTTTAGATGTCAAATTAGCAGGAGGAACTGCTATTGCTAATACTGTTGTATTTACTCTTGGTGGTGGAACATTTCAAGTAGATGGAGATTGGAACTTACTAACAACAAATAATTGGAATGGAGGAACTTTAAAGAGTTCAGGAATTACTACTAATAGTGGCACATTAACACTTGGTGGTAGTAGTTCTTCTTCCAAGTTTCTAAATACTCAACTCAATAATACGGGAACTATCGTCGAGAATGACAATCGTTTGTTTTTCAATGACGGTGCTATTCTCAACAATTCTGGTAATTATGAATTGCAACGGGGAGACATTCTTAATTCCACTTCTAGTATTGGCACATTTAACAACTCTGGAACTTTCAAGAAAACCACTACAGGAATAGGCTCTATTGGAATCGCTTTCAATAATACAGGAACGGTAAATGTTGAATCAGGAATTTTAAACCTTACAGGAGGAGGAGTTAGTAATGGTGGAAACTTCAACTTAACTAGCGGTAGAACCTTGGGATTTGGTGGAGGAGTTTATACTCTCAATAATGGAGCAAAAATCAACGGTAATGGTAATCTTGACCTTAGTAGTGGAACTTTAGATGTCAAATTAGCAGGAGGAACTGCTATTGCTAATACTGTTGTATTTACTCTTGGTGGTGGAACATTTCAAGTAGATGGAGATTGGAACTTACTAACAACAAATAATTGGAATGGAGGAACTTTAAAGAGTTCAGGAATTACTACTAATAGTGGCACATTAACACTTGGTGGTAGTAGTTCTTCTTCCAAGTTTCTAAATACTCAACTCAATAATACGGGAACTATCGTCGAGAATGACAATCGTTTGTTTTTCAATGACGGTGCTATTCTCAACAATTCTGGTAATTATGAATTACAACGGGGAGACATTCTTAATTCCACTTCTAGTATTGGCACATTTAACAACTCTGGAACTTTCAAGAAAACCACTACAGGAATAGGCTCTATTGGAATCGCTTTCAATAATACAGGAACGGTAAATGTTGAATCAGGAATTTTAAACCTTACAGAAGGAGGAGTTAGTAATGGTGGAAACTTCAACTTAACTAGCGGTAGAACCTTGGGATTTGGTGGAGGAGTTTATACTCTCAATAATGGAGCAAAAATCAACGGTAATGGTAATCTTGACCTTAGTAGTGGAACTTTAGATGTCAAATTAGCAGGAGGAACTGCTATTGCTAATACTGTTGTATTTACTCTTGGTGGTGGAACATTTCAAGTAGATGGAGATTGGAACTTACTAACAACAAATAATTGGAATGGAGGAACTTTAAAGAGTTCAGGAATTACTACTAATAGTGGCACATTAACACTTGGTGGTAGTAGTTCTTCTTCCAAGTTTCTAAATACTCAACTCAATAATACGGGAACTATCGTCGAGAATGACAATCGTTTGTTTTTCAATGACGGTGCTATTCTCAACAATTCTGGTAATTATGAATTGCAACGGGGAGACATTCGTAATTCCACTTCTAGTATTGGCACATTTAACAACTCTGGAACTTTCAAGAAAACCACCACAGGAATAGGCTCTATTGGAGTTGCTTTTAATAATACAGGAACGGTTGAAGCCCAATCAGGAACTCTAAATTTTACCAACACTTACACCCATAATAATGCAAATTTAATTCTCAAAGGTGGCACTGTTACCTTTAGCAATGCCTTGAATATTAACGGTGGCAGTATAGAAGGCAATGGCAGTATTAACGTTGGGGTGACAAATTCTGGTTTACTCAATCCTCGTCATGCTAGTAATACCGAATTTGGTCTTTTAACTATTAATAGTAACTACACCGAAACCAACAGCGCAAACATCAATATTCAATTGGGGGGAACTACCGCAGGAACTAACTTTGATCAGGTGGATATTAATGGAAATGCCGCTTTTGATGGAACATTGAATGTTAGCCTATTGAATAACTTTACTCCCATTCTTGGTAGTACCTTTGATGTTGTAACTTATGAGAATTTCACAGGATCTTTAGATTTTACTGGACTAAAAATAGCTGATAATCTAACTTTAATTCCTGTTTTTAATTCCAAAGCATTAACTTTAATTGTTGGTAATGCTACACCAAAAGCAAACAACGATTTTATTAGCACAAATGAAGATAATATTCTTTATACCCCTACAACTATATTTTTGGCTAATGATACAGATGGTGATGCCGATCCCCTAAGTATCATAGAAGTTAAAGATGGTAAAACAATTGGTAAAGTTAGTTTAAATGGAAATCAAATCATCTATAACCCTAATGGGAAATTTGATTCACTTGCGGCTGGTGAAAGCATAAGTGATACCTTTGATTATGTGGTTAGTGATCCATACTATGGCAGAAATACAGCGACGGTAACAGTGACAGTCAATGGAGTTAATGATGCTCCTATTGCTATCGTAGATAGCTTTAGCACTATCAGAGATCAATCGCTAACGCTTTCGATTCAAAATTTGTTAATTAACGATTATGATCCTGACAAAAATGATTCGATAACATTTGTTGGTGTTAATAACGCAATTAATGGCTCAGTAACTTTAAACAACAATCAAATTATCTTTACTCCCAGTTTTGAGTTTATGGGTGCAGCCAGTTTTGAATATGTAATTAAAGATAATTCAGGAACTGAAAGTAAAGGTACAGTAAAAATTGATGTTAAACCTTCCAATTTTGGGAAAATAAAAGGAACTTTTTGGCAAGACAATAATAGTAATGGAATCCAAGATTCAGGTGAATTAAAACTAGGAAATTGGACGGTTTTTTTAGATAAAAATCGTAATGGAACATTGGATCAAGGTGAGGCTTCAACAATAACGGATAACCAAGGTAATTACAGTTTTGATAATCTCACTGCTGGAGCTTATGTTGTTGCCCAAGTTTTAAAGCAAGGATGGGACAGAACTTATCCTGTTCAACAAAATAATACTAATCCTAATCAGATAGTGACACCAGGGGTTTCTGTTTTAGGTTTCTCTTCCCCATCAAATGTTACTGCTAATTATGCCCCTAATCAAATTTTAGTAAAACTCAAATCGGCAATTTCTAATCTTGAGTTAAATACTCTTAAAAGTAATTTGGGGGTCACTAATATTGAATCAATTAGTGATCTGGGTATTGAATTGTGGTCTTTTAGCAAACTTAGTGTAGATACGGCAATTGCCCAATATAGTAGTAACTCTCTAATTGAGTATATCGAACCGAATTACACTATCTCCAATAATAATGTTTTTCCATTAGTTGTCCCTCCTAACGACCCTCAATATTCTTCACTTTGGGGATTAAATAATACGGGACAAACAGGAGGAAAATCTGATGCGGATATTGATGCACCAGAAGCTTGGAAAATTTCAACAGGCAGTAAATCAATTATTATCGGTGTGATTGATACTGGAGTAGATTATACCCATCCAGATTTAATCGGTAATATTTGGAAAAATCCAGGAGAAATCCCCAATGACGGCATTGATAATGATAATAATGGATTCATTGATGATGTGCATGGTTACGACTTTGCCAACAATGATGGTAATCCTTTTGACGATCATGGCCATGGCACTCACGTTGCTGGAACTATTGGAGCAAAGGGAAATAATAATTTAGGGGTTGCGGGGATTAACTGGGATATTCAAATTATGCCGATCAAGTTCCTTTCTGGTAAAGGTTCTGGCACTATATTTAACGCTATTAAGGCTGTTAACTATGCCACCAAAATGGGGGCTAATTTAACCAATAATAGCTGGGGCGGCGGTGGATTTTCTCAAGGCTTGTATGATGCGATCGCTGCTGCGGGAAAAGCAGGACAACTTTTTGTTGCTGCGGCTGGAAATAGTTCAAGTAATGCAGATCAGTCTCCCATGTATCCTGCCGCTTATAATTTGGACAACATTATCTCTGTCGCCGCTACAGACCATAACGATAACCTAGCCAATTTTTCTAACTATGGAGCTAATTCTGTTGATTTAGCAGCCCCTGGAGTTAATATTCTTAGTACAGTTCCGGGCAATCGTTACAGTAGCTTTAATGGAACTTCAATGGCTAGTCCTCATGTTGCCGGGGTAGCTGGTTTGGTTTGGGCAAACAATCCTAGTTTATCTGCTAAGGAAGTCAAACAAGTGCTTCTTAATAGTGTTGATGTTCTGGATAATTTGAAAGGGAAAACTTTAACAGGAGGACGATTAAATGCCAACACAGCTTTGCAGAATAGTCGTCCAGTACCTGGAACTTACGTCGTTCGGCTTGATAAAGGAGAAATTGTTCAAGATATTAATTTCGGAAATCGCTTGCTTGAGTCTACTTCTAGCGTTAGCCCAATAGAATCAGCAGATAACACCAAACTAGTCAAAGATACCACCAACAAATACTTTACCCAAATCGGAACAAATACACCAATTGCTATTAAAAATGGTGGACAACAAATCTACCAAGATATCTACGGTTCAGGATGGCAAACGATAGCCGCAGAAACTGTCAATGGGGATAATCAAATCCTCTGGAAAAACGTTTCTGGAAACTATCTGCATATTTGGCATTTAGATAATAACTGGAATTGGGTTTCTTCTGAAGGAAATTGGGGATTGAATTCTGCTGATGCTTTAACTCAAGAAACTAACTTTGCCATAGATGCAAATGGTGATGGTGTTATTGGCAATCCTTATACTGCAATTGAATCGGCAGGAAACACCAAATTAGTCAAAGATCCAACAAACAAATACTTTACCCAAATCGGAACAAATACCCCAACCGCTATTAAAAATGGTGGACAACAAATCTACCAAGATATCTACGGTTCAGGATGGCAAACTATAGCCGCAGAAACGGTTAATGGGGATAACCAAGTTCTCTGGAAAAACGTTTCTGGAAACTATCTACATATCTGGCGTTTAGATAGTAACTGGAATTGGGTTTCTTCTGAAGGCAATTGGGCATTAAATTCGGCAGAAGCTTTCACCCAAGAAACTAACTTTGCCATAGATACCAATAGTGATGGTGTGATTGGCAATCCTTACACTGCAATAGAATCAGCAGGTAATACCAAGTTAGTCAAAGATGCGACTAACAAATACTTTACCCAAGTCGGAACAAATAGCCCAATCGCTATCAAAAATGGTGGACAACAAATCTCCCAAAACATCTACGGTTCAGACTGGCAAACTATAGCCGCAGAAACCGTCAGTGGAGTTAATCAAGTTCTCTGGAAAAATCTGGCTGGAAATTACCTCCACATTTGGCGTTTAGATAGTAACTGGAATTTGGTTTCTTCTGAAGGAAATTGGGGATTAAATTCGGCAGAAGCCTTAACTCAAGAAACTAACTTTGGCATAGATACTAATGGTGATGGTGTGATTGGCAATCCTTATACTGCAATTGAATCAGCAGGTAATACTAAATTAGTCAAAGATGCCACCAACAAATACTTTACCCAAATCGGAACAAATACCCCAACCGCTATTAAAAATGGTGGACAACAAATCTACCAAGATATCTACGGTTCAGGATGGCAAACGATAGCCGCAGAAACTGTCAATGGGGATAACCAAGTTCTCTGGAAAAACATTTCTGGAAACTATCTGCATATCTGGAATTTAGATAGTAACTGGAATTGGGTTTCTTCTGAGGGACAATACGCATTAAATTCTGCTGATGCTTTTACCCAAGAAACTAAATTTGGGATAGATGCAAATGGTGATGGTTCTATTGGCAGTGGTTACACCGCAATAGAATCAGCAGGTAATACAAAATTAGTCAAAGATGCAACCAATAAATACTTTACCCAAGTCGGAACAAATACCCCAACCGCTATTAAAAATGGTGGACAACAAATCTACCAAGATATCTACGGTTCAGGATGGCAAACGATAGCCGCAGAAACTGTCAATGGGGATAATCAAGTTCTTTGGAAAAACGTTTCTGGAAACTATCTGCATATCTGGAGTTTAGATAGTAACTGGAATTGGGTTTCTTCTCAAGGAAATTGGGGATTAAATTCTACTGATGCTTTCACTCAAGAAACTAACTTTGCCATAGATACCAATGGTGATGGTGTGATTGGCAATCCCTACACCCCAATTGAATCAGCAGGTAATACTAAGTTAGTCAAAGATGCAGCCAACAAATACTTTACCCAAGTCGGAACAAATACCCCAACCGCTATTAAAAATGGTGGACAACAAATCTACCAAGATATCTACGGTTCAGGATGGCAAACGATAGCCGCAGAAACTGTCAATGGCGTTAATCAAGTTCTTTGGAAAAACATTTCTGGAAACTTCCTGCATATCTGGAATTTAGATAGTAACTGGAATTGGGTTTCTTCTGAGGGACAATACGCATTAAATTCTGCTGATGCTTTTACCCAAGAAACTAAATTTGGGATAGATGCTAATGGTGATGGTGTGATTGGTAATCCCTCTAGTCTGACTTTGACAGGTACTAGTGGTAATGATTTCCTCGTTGGTGGTGCAAATAATGATCTTCTCACCGGTGGGGGTGGTAAAGATACTCTAACTGGTGGTTTAGGTGCTGATAAGTTTGTTTACCAAAATCTTACTGATTCTCTCTTAGCTAACTTTGATGTGATTACTGACTTCAACGCCACCACAGGTAATGATTTATTCCGTGTTTCTACCGCACGAGCCGGGTTTGTGGATGTGGGAGCAGTTAATACCCTGGATGCTGCTGGTATGGGGGCAAAATTAACAGCCGCAGCCTTTGGGTCAAATTTTGCGGCTCAATTCAGTTTTGGACAAAAAACCTTTGTGGCTATTAATGATGCAACCGCAGGGTTTAATGCGGCTAATGATGCCATTATTGAAGTTACGGGATTAACAGGAACATTGAATGTCAATCATTTTGTGATTGTTTAG